The following coding sequences are from one Lolium rigidum isolate FL_2022 chromosome 6, APGP_CSIRO_Lrig_0.1, whole genome shotgun sequence window:
- the LOC124659272 gene encoding pentatricopeptide repeat-containing protein At5g25630-like produces MVETPIHLASTSNNTGKTRNKGEQLNGSASMEEEKQEVDGGAVQPAPSACTTCAKGHACQAVISRTREMRALIDAKKPHQVQAAFEHLADEGHRPSLVTYTTLLSAVTSQRTFESIPSLLADIDAAGLRPDPIFFNALINAFVEAGRMGEATSTFWKMSRHHPGCRPTISTFNTLIKGFGIAGRPEESQRIFDMMAGGAGDGVVASTVRPNLTTYNILVKAWCDHRRLEEAWGVVGRMRARGVEPDVVTYNTVASAYAKNDETWRAEELVVEMMRARLRTSERTWGIIVGGYCREGRLEEALRCVRQMKEAGVLPNVIVFNTLLKGFLDANDMAAVDDVLGLMEQFGIKPDIVTYSHQLNAFSSLGHMAKCNKVFDRMVEAGVEPDPQVYSILAKGYVRAQQPGKAEELLQRMCRIGVRPNVVTFTTVISGWCSVADMDNATKVYRKMRDAGVRPNLRTFETLIWGYSEQKQPWKAQEVLQMMQEAGVRPKQSTHSLVADAWKAVGLTENGNRAPGSPDDRLRHNANEPNHHSDEDDDGKLQRSGTTNEHARNDHPSHSSFLQVTSALGTGKAGQFASALPLQRSCQLRMRSSGFCRNLWQKQGGLYSQGISSFKIMVFLS; encoded by the exons ATGGTAGAAACCCCTATACATCTGGCCTCAACTTCGAACAACACAGGCAAGACCAGAAACAAAGGAGAACAGCTGAATGGATCTGCTTCCATG GAGGAGGAGAAGCAGGAAGTCGACGGCGGCGCCGTGCAGCCAGCACCAAGCGCGTGCACGACGTGCGCCAAGGGGCACGCGTGCCAGGCAGTGATCAGCCGGACGCGGGAGATGCGAGCACTGATCGACGCGAAGAAGCCGCACCAGGTGCAGGCCGCGTTCGAGCACCTCGCCGACGAGGGCCACCGGCCGTCCCTGGTGACGTACACCACCCTGCTCTCCGCGGTGACCAGCCAGCGCACGTTCGAGTCcatcccgtcgctgctcgccgacaTCGACGCCGCCGGGCTGCGTCCGGACCCCATCTTCTTCAACGCGCTGATCAACGCCTTCGTGGAGGCCGGGCGGATGGGCGAGGCCACCAGCACCTTCTGGAAGATGAGCCGGCACCacccggggtgccgccccaccatCAGCACCTTCAACACGCTCATCAAGGGCTTCGGCATCGCCGGCCGGCCCGAGGAGTCGCAGCGCATCTTCGACATGatggccggcggcgccggcgatggGGTCGTCGCGTCGACGGTGAGGCCGAACCTGACCACGTACAACATCCTGGTGAAGGCGTGGTGCGACCACCGGAGGCTGGAGGAGGCGTGGGGCGTGGTGGGCAGGATGCGGGCGCGCGGCGTGGAGCCCGACGTGGTCACCTACAACACCGTCGCCAGCGCCTACGCCAAGAACGACGAGACGTGGCGGGCGGAGGAGCTCGTGGTGGAGATGATGCGTGCCAGGCTGCGCACCAGCGAGCGCACCTGGGGCATCATCGTCGGCGGCTACTGCAGGGAGGGCAGGCTGGAGGAGGCGCTCCGGTGCGTCCGGCAGATGAAAGAGGCCGGCGTCCTACCCAACGTCATCGTCTTCAACACCCTCCTCAAGGGCTTCCTCGACGCCAACGACATGGCCGCCGTCGACGAC GTTCTTGGGCTGATGGAGCAGTTCGGCATCAAGCCGGACATCGTCACCTACAGCCACCAGCTGAACGCGTTCAGCTCACTGGGGCACATGGCGAAATGCAACAAGGTGTTCGACAGGATGGTGGAGGCCGGGGTCGAGCCGGACCCGCAGGTATACAGCATCCTCGCCAAGGGCTACGTCCGCGCGCAGCAGCCCGGCAAGGCGGAGGAGCTCCTGCAGCGGATGTGCCGCATCGGCGTCCGCCCCAACGTCGTCACCTTCACCACCGTCATCAGCGGCTGGTGCAGCGTCGCCGACATGGACAACGCCACCAAGGTCTACCGGAAGATGCGCGACGCCGGCGTGCGCCCAAACCTCAGGACGTTCGAGACGCTCATCTGGGGATACAGCGAGCAGAAGCAGCCGTGGAAGGCCCAGGAGGTGCTCCAGATGATGCAGGAGGCCGGCGTCAGGCCCAAGCAGAGCACCCACAGCCTCGTCGCCGATGCGTGGAAGGCCGTCGGCCTGACCGAGAACGGCAATCGTGCGCCTGGCTCCCCTGATGATCGTCTCCGCCACAACGCCAACGAGCCAAACCATCATTCGGATGAAGACGATGATGGCAAGCTGCAAAGATCGGGAACTACTAATGAGCATGCAAGGAATGATCATCCATCACATTCCAGTTTCCTGCAGGTGACAAGCGCGCTAGGGACAGGCAAGGCTGGACAGTTCGCATCAGCATTGCCGCTCCAACGATCATGTCAGCTCCGAATGCGATCGTCAGGGTTTTGCAGGAATCTATGGCAGAAGCAGGGTGGGTTGTACAGTCAGGGCATCAGCTCATTCAAGATCATGGTGTTCCTCAGCTAA
- the LOC124659274 gene encoding uncharacterized protein LOC124659274, with amino-acid sequence MKHTTSDSDVTSLATTSPSRSPKMSAYYVVSPSRDSRDDGDKSSSTQATPVYSSPLESPSHQSSLGPHSRASSASRFSGPLLRSPSGGGGGGKAASRKRPRGHGKGWHEVDVIDEDDGEYDDDDEGEVSRGCVVAFWFSVLVMAFTLVCLVVWGAARRYKPTVVVKSLTVENFYAGEGVDRTGVPTKLVTVKCSLKIDVENPSTMFGIHVSSTSIQLMYSQIPIANGQLEKFYQPKASRHVASVILHGDKTPLYGAGATFSDTGDTVPLTLDLVVNTRGYVIGRLVRVTHERRVQCPVVVSSRSDRPIRFTQSACSYT; translated from the exons ATGAAGCACACGACATCGGACTCGGACGTGACGAGCCTGGCGACGACATCCCCGTCCCGGTCCCCGAAGATGTCCGCCTACTACGTGGTGAGCCCGTCGCGCGACTCCCGGGACGACGGCGACAAGTCGTCGTCGACGCAGGCGACGCCCGTGTACAGCAGCCCGCTCGAGTCGCCGTCGCACCAGTCCTCCCTCGGCCCGCACTCCAGGGCCTCCTCCGCCAGCCGATTCTCCGGGCCGCTGCTCAGGTCGCCGtccgggggtggcggcggcggcaaggcCGCCTCCCGTAAGCGGCCCCGCGGGCACGGCAAGGGGTGGCACGAGGTCGACGTgatcgacgaggacgacggcgagtacgacgacgacgacgagggagaGGTCTCCAGGGGATGCGTCGTCGCCTTCTGGTTCTCGGTTCTGGTCATGGCGTTCACTCTCGTCTGCCTCGTCGTCTGGGGCGCTGCCCGGCGCTACAAGCCCACTGTCGTCGTCAAG AGCTTGACGGTGGAGAACTTCTACGCCGGCGAAGGCGTGGACCGCACCGGGGTGCCGACGAAGCTGGTCACCGTGAAGTGCTCGCTCAAGATCGACGTCGAAAACCCTTCCACCATGTTCGGCATTCATGTCTCTTCGACCTCGATCCAGCTCATGTACTCACAGATACCCATAGCCAACGGTCAG TTGGAGAAGTTCTACCAGCCCAAGGCGAGCCGACATGTCGCCTCGGTGATCCTGCACGGCGATAAGACCCCTCTCTACGGAGCCGGGGCTACGTTCTCCGACACCGGAGACACGGTGCCGCTGACGCTGGACTTGGTGGTGAACACCAGAGGGTATGTCATCGGCAGGCTTGTCAGGGTCACACACGAGAGGCGTGTGCAATGCCCGGTCGTCGTGAGCTCTCGCAGCGACAGGCCCATCAGGTTCACCCAGAGTGCTTGCAGTTACACTTAG
- the LOC124665025 gene encoding LOW QUALITY PROTEIN: uncharacterized protein LOC124665025 (The sequence of the model RefSeq protein was modified relative to this genomic sequence to represent the inferred CDS: inserted 1 base in 1 codon; substituted 1 base at 1 genomic stop codon) translates to MREDSILAETGLKCLQRNESKQSYEDCNQTTGVSSGFFRTCASKLPSTRSAIAWRVSCVPLPTWGTRTTLSSVKSASGTLGSSSNTSRPAPPRRPSTSAETSSGSSTXGPRPMFMSTXLGTQRIDHLTVDNVACLFIQWASHHEDIAVCCQFNHTRVIGVIVVFFLCSLVVVDWAIKGLHPCGNSKPYPAQPNDAHSFPTELQKYIQITMRN, encoded by the exons ATGAGGGAGGACTCAATTCTTGCTGAAACTGGCCTGAAATGCTTGCAGAGGAATGAGAGTAAGCAGTCATATGAAGATTGCAA TCAGACAACGGGAGTCAGCAGTGGCTTCTTCAGGACATGCGCCTCCAAGTTACCGAGTACCAGGTCCGCCATCGCTTGGCGAGTCTCATGCGTCCCGCTCCCCACATGGGGCACCAGGACGACATTGTCGAGCGTAAAGAGCGCCTCCGGGACGTTGGGCTCATCCTCAAACACGTCGAGGCCTGCCCCGCCGAGGCGCCCCTCGACGAGCGCAGAGACAAGCTCAGGCTCATCGACATGAGggccacgtccgatgtttatgagCA CCCTTGGGACCCAGCGCATCGATCACCTCACGGTTGACAATGTGGCGTGTCTGTTCATTCAGTGGGCAAGCCACCACGAGGACATCGCTGTTTGCTGCCAATTCAACCACACTAGGGTAATAGGTGTAATTGTGGTATTCTTTCTTTGTTCTCTGGTAGTAGTTGACTGGGCAATCAAAGGCCTCCACCCTTGTGGCAATAGCAAGCCCTATCCTGCCCAGCCCAATGATGCCCACTCTTTTCCCACTGAACTGCAAAAGTACATACAAATAACTATGAGAAATTAA
- the LOC124659273 gene encoding glyoxylate/hydroxypyruvate/pyruvate reductase 2KGR-like, giving the protein MESLGVLLLHPMNAYLEQELDRRFRLIRLWDAPPGADARAAFLRANAAAIRAVVGNAGHNADAALIDALPALEIVASFSVGIDRVDLAKCRARGIRVTNTPDVLTDDVADLAVGLAIAALRKIPQADRYVRAGLWKAKGDYTLTTRFSGKRVAILGLGRIGLAVAKRAEAFDCSISYHSRSQKPFPNYRFFTNVVDLAANCDVLIVACSLNAETHHTVSREVIHALGPEGVLINIGRGAHVDEPELVSALLEKRLGAAGLDVFEHEPFPPEQLLGLDNVVLVPHVGSDTEETCKAMADLVLQNLEAHALNKPLLTPVI; this is encoded by the exons atggagtcCCTCGGCGTGCTGCTGCTGCACCCGATGAACGCGTACCTGGAGCAGGAGCTGGACCGCCGCTTCCGCCTCATCCGCCTCTGGGACGCCCCGCCCGGCGCCGACGCgcgcgccgccttcctccgcgccaacgccgccgccatccgcgCCGTCGTCGGCAACGCCGGCCACAACGCCGACGCGGCGCTCATCGACGCGCTGCCGGCGCTCGAGATCGTCGCCTCCTTCTCCGTCGGCATCGACCGCGTCGACCTCGCCAAGTGCCGCGCCCGCGGGATCCGCGTCACCAACACCCCCGACGTCCTcaccgacgacgtcgccgacctcGCCGTCGGCCTCGCCATCGCCGCGTTAAGGAAGATCCCGCAGGCCGACCGATACGTGCGCGCCGGGCTGTGGAAGGCCAAGGGCGACTACACTTTGACCACGCGG TTCAGTGGTAAAAGAGTTGCTATTCTTGGGCTTGGCAGGATAGGTTTAGCTGTAGCAAAAAGAGCTGAGGCATTTGATTGCTCGATCAGTTATCATTCAAGATCACAGAAGCCATTTCCAAACTACAGGTTCTTTACAAATGTTGTTGACCTGGCAGCCAATTGTGACGTGCTTATTGTGGCATGTTCGCTTAATGCAGAAACCCATCACACTGTTAGTCGTGAAGTCATCCATGCATTAGGGCCAGAGGGTGTACTAATAAACATTGGCCGTGGAGCACACGTGGATGAACCTGAGCTTGTGTCTGCTCTTCTTGAGAAACGCTTGGGAGCAGCAGGCCTTGATGTGTTTGAACATGAGCCCTTTCCTCCAGAGCAGCTTCTTGGTTTAGATAATGTCGTTTTGGTCCCCCATGTAGGAAGTGATACAGAAGAAACATGCAAGGCAATGGCTGACCTAGTTCTACAGAATTTAGAGGCACATGCTTTGAACAAGCCGTTACTCACTCCAGTCATCTGA